The following are from one region of the Staphylococcus argenteus genome:
- a CDS encoding type 1 glutamine amidotransferase domain-containing protein produces MTKKVAIILANEFEDIEYSSPKEALENAGFETIVIGDTAHSEVVGKHGEKVNVAVSIADAKPEDHDALLIPGGFSPDHLRGDAEGRYGTFAKYFTKNDVPTFAICHGPQILIDTDDLKGRTLTAVLNIRKDLSNAGAQVVDESVVVDNNIVTSRVPDDLNDFNREIVKQLQD; encoded by the coding sequence ATGACTAAAAAAGTAGCAATTATTCTAGCAAATGAATTTGAAGATATAGAATATTCAAGTCCTAAAGAGGCATTAGAAAATGCAGGCTTTGAAACCATAGTGATTGGAGATACAGCGCATAGTGAAGTCGTTGGTAAACATGGCGAAAAAGTAAACGTTGCTGTAAGTATTGCAGATGCGAAACCAGAAGATCATGATGCATTATTAATTCCTGGTGGATTTTCACCGGATCATTTACGTGGTGATGCTGAAGGACGTTATGGTACATTTGCTAAATATTTCACTAAAAATGATGTGCCAACATTTGCTATCTGTCATGGACCGCAAATATTAATAGATACAGATGATTTAAAAGGTCGTACATTAACTGCAGTATTAAATATACGTAAAGATTTATCTAATGCTGGTGCACAAGTTGTTGATGAATCTGTTGTAGTTGACAATAATATTGTAACTAGCCGAGTACCAGATGATTTAAATGATTTTAATAGAGAAATTGTCAAACAGTTACAAGATTAA
- a CDS encoding SE1561 family protein, whose product MNEQQTIEQIKARLNKFIEDIDHVNPDEVRVEDIDEWIGLLDQLEEKVKLVSK is encoded by the coding sequence ATGAATGAACAACAAACAATCGAACAAATAAAAGCACGTTTAAATAAATTTATTGAGGATATTGATCATGTGAATCCTGATGAAGTACGTGTGGAAGACATTGATGAATGGATTGGGTTGTTAGATCAGTTAGAAGAAAAGGTTAAATTAGTTTCTAAATAA
- the yfkAB gene encoding radical SAM/CxCxxxxC motif protein YfkAB, with the protein MNSVKLKQPVSILNDPWEAYNDVKDHGELTLSNIEFTTTNLCNMRCSHCAVGYTLQTVDPEPLNMDLIYRRLDEIPHLRTMSITGGEPMFSKKSIRNVVKPLLKYAHNRGIYTQMNSNLTLPQDRYLDIAEYIDVMHISHNWGTTDEFANVGFGAMEKQPPLKAKLKLYEQMINNARTLSEQGMFVSAETMLNQSTLPHLQKIHQEVVHDMKCSRHEIHPMYPADFASQLNVLSLSEMKKTIHDILDFRDENVWMLFGTLPVFPCLKDDNDQMLLTRLRNAKNVTTRNDPDGRSRLNVNVFTGNVIVTDFGDETGTISNIQKDKLTDVFDKWLSTDLAKSLNCHCAEFSCLGPNVLVKNMYYPNMDFKDNERHMHMHKQPQILQF; encoded by the coding sequence ATGAATAGCGTCAAATTAAAGCAACCTGTAAGCATACTGAATGATCCATGGGAAGCATACAATGATGTTAAAGATCACGGTGAATTGACTTTAAGTAACATCGAATTTACAACTACAAATCTATGTAATATGCGTTGTAGTCACTGCGCAGTTGGCTATACACTTCAAACGGTTGATCCTGAACCATTAAATATGGATTTAATTTATCGCAGACTAGATGAAATTCCGCATCTACGAACAATGTCAATTACAGGTGGCGAGCCGATGTTTTCTAAAAAATCTATTAGAAATGTTGTTAAACCACTTTTAAAATATGCTCATAATCGTGGCATTTATACTCAAATGAACTCAAACTTAACACTCCCGCAAGATCGCTATCTAGATATAGCTGAATATATTGATGTCATGCATATTTCTCACAACTGGGGTACAACTGACGAATTTGCAAATGTCGGTTTTGGTGCTATGGAAAAACAACCACCTTTAAAAGCAAAATTGAAACTATATGAGCAAATGATTAATAATGCACGTACATTATCAGAACAAGGTATGTTTGTGTCAGCTGAAACAATGCTTAATCAAAGTACATTACCGCATCTACAAAAAATACATCAGGAAGTCGTACATGATATGAAATGTAGTAGACATGAAATTCATCCAATGTATCCGGCTGATTTTGCTAGTCAATTGAATGTATTATCTTTATCAGAAATGAAAAAAACAATTCATGACATTTTAGATTTTAGAGATGAAAATGTATGGATGTTATTTGGAACTTTACCTGTTTTTCCTTGCTTAAAAGATGATAATGATCAAATGCTTCTAACACGTTTAAGAAACGCTAAAAATGTAACAACTAGAAATGATCCAGATGGCCGCAGTCGTTTAAATGTAAATGTATTTACCGGTAATGTTATCGTTACTGACTTTGGCGATGAAACAGGAACAATTTCAAACATTCAAAAAGATAAATTAACAGATGTATTTGATAAATGGTTATCAACAGACCTTGCTAAATCTTTAAATTGCCATTGTGCTGAATTTAGTTGCTTAGGTCCGAACGTTCTCGTTAAAAACATGTACTATCCGAATATGGATTTTAAAGATAATGAGCGCCATATGCATATGCATAAACAACCTCAAATTTTACAATTTTAA
- a CDS encoding acyl-CoA thioesterase, protein MTNQDRPMKSMSESKCYKNRQVFPQDTNHHHTMFGGTLMANIDEIAAITAMKHAGAQVVTASTDSVDFLKPIKTGDILQYVAMVSYAGTSSMEVVVQIRIDDVFNNKHDLAALSFLTFVALDDDGKPQHVPGVYPEDDVEKWFYDTAPQRVERRKARRIESKQTIEYLAKVQHIKD, encoded by the coding sequence ATGACAAATCAGGACAGACCGATGAAATCTATGTCTGAATCAAAATGCTATAAAAACAGACAAGTTTTTCCTCAAGATACAAACCATCATCATACTATGTTTGGTGGAACTTTAATGGCTAATATTGATGAAATTGCTGCGATTACAGCTATGAAACATGCAGGTGCTCAAGTGGTAACTGCTTCAACAGATTCTGTAGATTTCTTAAAACCGATTAAAACAGGTGATATATTACAGTATGTAGCAATGGTTTCATATGCTGGAACAAGTTCAATGGAAGTTGTTGTACAAATTAGAATAGATGATGTATTTAACAACAAACATGACTTAGCAGCATTAAGTTTCTTAACTTTCGTTGCGTTGGATGACGATGGTAAACCACAACATGTGCCTGGTGTTTATCCAGAGGATGATGTTGAAAAATGGTTTTACGACACAGCGCCACAACGTGTTGAAAGAAGGAAAGCGCGTCGCATTGAAAGCAAACAAACGATTGAATATTTAGCTAAAGTACAACATATTAAAGATTAA
- a CDS encoding aminopeptidase — protein MKDYKQKLQQYAELLVKVGMNVQPKQPVFIRASVETLELTHLIVEEAYKCGASDVRVAFNDPTLNRLKFEYEQVEFFANNAIKSYDVEARMDYVKRGAANLALISEDPDLMNGIDSKKLQAFQQQNSRAFKGYMERVQKNQFPWVVAAFPSRAWAQRVYPELPVEEAYTKFIDEVFEIVRIDGNDPVENWRQHIANLSVYSKKLQQKNYQALHYISEGTDLTVGLVKNHIWEDATSYVNGNEQAFIANIPTEEVFTAPDRNRVDGYVTNKLPLSYNGTIIDGFKLNFKDGVITDFSAEQGEAVLNDLINTDEGSRRLGEVALVPDDSPISNRNTIFYNTLFDENASCHLAIGSAYAFNVEGGTEMSVEEKVACGLNDSNVHVDFMIGSSDLTIYGILEDGTEELVFENGNWAPTF, from the coding sequence TTGAAAGATTACAAACAAAAGTTACAACAATATGCTGAATTATTAGTAAAAGTAGGTATGAATGTTCAACCAAAGCAACCTGTTTTTATAAGAGCTTCAGTTGAAACATTAGAATTAACACATTTAATTGTTGAAGAAGCATATAAATGTGGTGCTTCCGATGTACGTGTAGCATTTAATGATCCAACATTAAATCGTTTAAAATTTGAATATGAGCAAGTAGAGTTTTTTGCAAATAATGCTATTAAATCTTATGACGTTGAAGCACGAATGGATTATGTAAAACGTGGTGCTGCTAATTTAGCATTAATTAGTGAAGACCCAGATTTAATGAATGGTATTGACAGTAAAAAATTACAAGCATTCCAGCAACAAAATTCACGTGCATTTAAAGGATATATGGAGCGTGTTCAAAAGAATCAATTCCCATGGGTAGTTGCTGCCTTCCCATCAAGAGCTTGGGCTCAGCGTGTTTATCCTGAGTTACCTGTTGAAGAAGCATATACGAAGTTTATTGATGAAGTTTTTGAGATAGTACGAATTGATGGCAATGATCCAGTTGAAAATTGGCGTCAACATATTGCGAATTTAAGTGTGTATTCTAAAAAATTACAACAGAAAAATTATCAAGCGCTACATTATATATCTGAAGGTACAGATTTGACTGTAGGTCTTGTTAAAAATCATATTTGGGAAGATGCAACAAGTTATGTAAATGGCAATGAACAAGCATTTATTGCTAATATTCCTACAGAAGAAGTCTTTACAGCACCAGATAGAAATAGAGTAGATGGCTACGTTACAAATAAATTGCCACTAAGTTATAACGGTACTATTATAGACGGTTTTAAATTGAACTTTAAAGATGGTGTAATTACTGATTTCTCAGCTGAACAAGGTGAAGCGGTACTTAATGATTTAATTAATACTGACGAAGGTTCAAGAAGATTAGGTGAGGTAGCATTAGTACCTGATGATTCACCAATTTCAAACCGCAATACAATTTTCTATAATACATTGTTTGATGAAAATGCATCATGTCACTTAGCGATTGGTTCAGCGTATGCCTTTAATGTTGAAGGTGGCACAGAAATGTCAGTAGAAGAAAAGGTCGCATGTGGATTGAATGATTCAAATGTACATGTTGACTTCATGATTGGCAGCAGTGATTTAACTATTTATGGTATTTTGGAAGATGGTACGGAAGAACTTGTTTTTGAAAATGGAAATTGGGCGCCAACGTTCTAA
- a CDS encoding DUF1128 family protein, whose amino-acid sequence MTNEEKVLAIREKLNIVNQGLLDPDKYKNANEEELTEIYDFVQSRDRLSPSEVTAIADALGQLRHD is encoded by the coding sequence ATGACAAATGAAGAAAAAGTATTAGCTATTAGAGAGAAATTAAATATTGTTAATCAAGGGTTGTTAGATCCTGATAAATATAAAAATGCCAACGAAGAAGAACTAACTGAAATATATGATTTTGTTCAATCAAGGGATAGATTATCACCGAGTGAAGTGACAGCTATCGCTGATGCATTAGGGCAATTGCGACATGACTAG
- a CDS encoding low molecular weight protein-tyrosine-phosphatase, translating into MVDVAFVCLGNICRSPMAEAIMRQRLKDRNINEIKVYSRGTGHWNLGEPPHKGTQKILNKHNIPFDGMISELFESTDDFDYIIAMDQSNVDNIKSINPNLKGQLFKLLEFSNMEESDVPDPYYTNNFEGVYDMVLSSCDNLIDYIVKDANLKEG; encoded by the coding sequence ATGGTAGATGTAGCATTTGTCTGTCTTGGCAACATATGTCGTTCTCCAATGGCAGAAGCAATCATGCGACAAAGACTTAAAGACAGAAATATTAATGAAATTAAAGTATACTCAAGAGGTACGGGGCATTGGAACTTAGGTGAACCACCTCATAAAGGTACACAAAAGATTCTAAACAAACACAATATTCCTTTCGATGGCATGATTAGTGAATTATTTGAATCAACAGATGATTTTGATTACATTATCGCAATGGATCAAAGCAATGTTGACAATATTAAATCTATCAATCCTAATCTTAAGGGACAATTGTTCAAACTGTTAGAATTTAGTAATATGGAAGAGAGTGATGTACCAGATCCATACTACACTAATAATTTTGAAGGTGTATACGACATGGTATTATCATCTTGTGATAATTTAATAGATTACATCGTAAAAGATGCAAATTTGAAAGAGGGGTAG
- a CDS encoding YtxH domain-containing protein, which translates to MENKFVPGILIGAVIGGAITLADKSTRQALVQSVKDAKNGNRTRKPSKVSKIKDEVLYWKDVVEEIRRNNPELERSLKDAKETFVNRKNQR; encoded by the coding sequence ATGGAAAATAAATTTGTTCCTGGTATTCTAATTGGTGCCGTAATTGGTGGTGCAATCACTTTAGCTGATAAATCTACGCGTCAAGCTTTAGTTCAATCAGTTAAAGACGCTAAAAATGGCAACCGCACTCGCAAGCCTTCTAAAGTCAGCAAAATTAAAGACGAAGTATTATATTGGAAAGATGTTGTTGAAGAAATTCGTCGCAATAATCCTGAGTTAGAACGTTCTTTAAAAGATGCAAAAGAAACTTTTGTTAATAGAAAAAATCAACGCTAA
- a CDS encoding YihY/virulence factor BrkB family protein — protein sequence MSKKDHSSSKYLNSIKRQEEETNTNKSKRKNSKIDVDRTYIEPQQFQSKKPKKDNQVFFLSRLNKPAKYKKDSNFLSYLIYRIGKDDASGLAAQMTYHFVLAMFPMLIFLLTLLPFFNISQSQITNMLSNAPADTSTLIKSVIGDITQNSSGSLLSIGLILAIWSASNGMTAIMNSFNVAYDVEDSRNGIILKLLSVVFTIVMGVVFVVALALPTLGSVISHFLFGPLGFDEQVKWVFNLIRIVLPIIIIFIVFIVLYAVAPNVKTKIRSVLPGAVFTSIIWLAGSFGFGWYISNFANYSKTYGSIAGIIILLVWLYITSFIIIVGAEINAIIHQRNVIKGKTPEEAALEHDDNNKNHYNENTRYEYDEETNTPNQKTYHVDEHPEDTYPEDNKNLKDKIVDKLNKD from the coding sequence ATGTCGAAAAAAGATCACTCTTCTTCAAAGTACTTGAATTCAATCAAAAGACAAGAAGAAGAAACTAATACTAACAAGAGTAAGAGAAAAAATTCAAAAATTGATGTTGATCGTACATATATCGAACCTCAACAATTTCAATCTAAAAAACCGAAGAAAGATAATCAAGTCTTTTTCTTATCAAGGCTAAATAAACCAGCTAAATATAAGAAAGACTCTAATTTCTTATCATATCTCATCTACCGCATTGGAAAAGATGATGCATCTGGACTGGCAGCACAAATGACTTATCATTTCGTTCTCGCTATGTTTCCGATGTTAATTTTTCTTTTAACATTATTACCATTCTTTAATATTAGCCAAAGTCAAATTACAAATATGTTAAGTAATGCACCTGCAGACACGTCAACTTTAATTAAAAGTGTTATTGGAGATATAACCCAAAACTCTAGTGGTAGCCTATTATCTATTGGTTTGATTTTAGCAATTTGGTCAGCATCAAATGGTATGACTGCAATTATGAATTCATTTAATGTCGCTTATGACGTTGAAGATAGCCGTAATGGTATTATTCTAAAGCTTTTAAGTGTTGTATTCACTATTGTTATGGGCGTTGTATTTGTTGTTGCCCTTGCTTTACCAACACTTGGTTCAGTCATTAGTCATTTTTTATTCGGCCCATTAGGTTTCGATGAACAAGTAAAATGGGTATTCAATTTAATTCGAATTGTATTACCTATTATCATTATTTTCATCGTATTTATTGTTCTTTATGCTGTTGCCCCGAATGTTAAGACTAAAATCAGATCTGTTTTACCAGGCGCTGTATTTACTTCAATTATTTGGTTAGCAGGATCATTTGGATTTGGATGGTATATTTCAAACTTTGCTAACTATTCTAAAACATATGGTAGTATTGCTGGTATTATTATTTTATTAGTATGGTTATATATCACTAGCTTTATTATTATCGTAGGTGCAGAAATCAATGCAATCATTCATCAGCGTAATGTTATTAAAGGTAAAACACCTGAAGAAGCCGCTTTAGAGCATGATGATAATAATAAAAATCACTATAATGAAAATACAAGATATGAATATGATGAAGAGACTAACACTCCAAATCAAAAAACATATCATGTCGATGAACATCCTGAAGATACCTATCCAGAAGATAACAAAAATTTAAAAGATAAAATTGTAGATAAATTAAACAAAGACTAA
- the vraR gene encoding response regulator transcription factor VraR, whose translation MTIKVLFVDDHEMVRIGISSYLSTQSDIEVVGEGASGKEAIAKAHELKPDLILMDLLMDDMDGVEATTQIKKDLPQIKVLMLTSFIEDKEVYRALDAGVDSYILKTTSAKDIADAVRKTSKGESVFEPEVLVKMRNRMKKRAELYEMLTEREMEILLLIAKGYSNQEIASASHITIKTVKTHVSNILSKLEVQDRTQAVIYAFQHNLIQ comes from the coding sequence ATGACGATTAAAGTATTGTTTGTGGATGATCATGAAATGGTACGTATAGGAATTTCAAGTTATCTATCAACGCAAAGTGATATTGAAGTAGTAGGTGAGGGGGCTTCAGGTAAAGAAGCAATCGCTAAAGCCCATGAGCTAAAACCTGATTTGATTTTAATGGATTTGCTTATGGATGATATGGATGGTGTAGAAGCGACTACTCAAATTAAAAAAGATTTACCACAAATTAAAGTATTAATGCTAACAAGTTTTATTGAAGATAAAGAGGTATATCGTGCCTTAGATGCAGGTGTTGATAGCTATATTTTAAAAACAACGAGTGCAAAAGATATTGCTGATGCAGTTCGTAAAACATCTAAAGGTGAATCTGTATTTGAACCTGAAGTATTAGTAAAAATGCGTAACCGTATGAAAAAACGTGCTGAGTTATATGAAATGTTAACGGAACGTGAAATGGAAATATTATTATTAATTGCCAAAGGTTATTCAAATCAAGAAATTGCAAGTGCATCTCATATTACAATTAAAACAGTTAAGACACATGTAAGTAATATTTTAAGTAAGTTAGAAGTACAAGATAGAACACAAGCCGTTATTTATGCATTCCAACATAATTTAATTCAGTAG
- the vraS gene encoding sensor histidine kinase VraS has protein sequence MNHYIRTIGSMLILVYSMLAAFLFIDKVFVNIIYFQGMFYTQIFGIPVFLFLNLIIILLCIIVGSVLAYKINQQNDWIKTQIERSMEGETVGINDQNIEIYSETLDLYHTLVPLNQELHKLRLKTQNLTNENYNINDVKVKKIIEDERQRLARELHDSVSQQLFAASMMLSAIKETKLEPPLDQQIPILEKMVQDSQLEMRALLLHLRPLGLKDKSLGEGIKDLVIDLQKKVPMKVVHEIQDFKVPKGIEDHLFRITQEAISNTLRHSNGTKVTVELFNKDDYLLLRIQDNGKGFNVDEKLEQSYGLKNMRERALEIGATFLIVSLPDSGTRIEVKAPLNKEDSYDD, from the coding sequence ATGAACCATTATATTAGAACAATTGGTTCGATGCTCATCTTAGTATACAGCATGCTAGCGGCATTTCTTTTTATAGATAAAGTTTTCGTTAATATTATTTATTTTCAAGGCATGTTTTATACACAAATATTTGGGATTCCAGTCTTTTTATTTTTAAATCTCATTATCATTTTATTGTGTATCATCGTTGGATCGGTGCTTGCCTACAAAATTAATCAACAAAATGATTGGATTAAGACGCAAATTGAGCGTTCTATGGAAGGCGAAACAGTAGGTATCAACGATCAAAATATAGAAATATATAGTGAAACATTGGATTTATATCATACGTTAGTACCTTTAAATCAAGAATTGCATAAGTTAAGACTCAAAACGCAAAATTTAACAAATGAAAATTACAATATTAATGATGTTAAAGTTAAAAAGATTATCGAAGATGAAAGACAACGTTTAGCTAGAGAACTACACGACTCTGTTAGTCAACAACTTTTTGCGGCAAGTATGATGTTATCTGCAATTAAAGAAACAAAATTAGAACCACCTTTAGATCAACAAATACCTATTTTAGAGAAAATGGTTCAAGATTCTCAGTTAGAAATGCGTGCTCTGCTGCTACACTTAAGACCACTCGGCTTGAAAGACAAGTCGTTAGGCGAAGGTATTAAAGATTTAGTTATTGATTTACAAAAGAAAGTGCCAATGAAAGTTGTGCATGAAATACAAGATTTTAAAGTGCCAAAAGGTATTGAGGATCATTTATTTAGAATTACGCAAGAAGCAATATCTAATACATTGAGACATTCAAATGGTACGAAAGTAACTGTAGAATTATTTAATAAAGATGATTATTTATTGTTAAGGATACAAGATAATGGTAAAGGTTTTAATGTAGATGAAAAATTAGAACAAAGTTATGGACTTAAAAATATGCGTGAAAGAGCTTTGGAAATTGGTGCAACGTTCCTTATTGTATCACTACCAGATTCAGGTACACGTATTGAGGTGAAAGCACCTCTAAATAAGGAGGATTCGTATGACGATTAA
- the vraT gene encoding cell wall-active antibiotics response protein VraT: MTHKYISTQMLIIFTALMIIANFYYIFFEKIGFLLVLLLGCVLVYVGYLYFHKIRGLLAFWIGALLIAFTLLSNKYTIIILFVFLLLLIVRYLIHKFKPKKVIATDEVVTSPSFIKQKWFGEQRTPVYVYKWEDVQIQHGIGDLHIDLTKAANIKENNTIVVRHILGKVQVILPINYNINLHVAAFYGSTYVNEKSYKVENDNIHIEEMVKPDNYTVNIYVSTFIGDVEVIYR, encoded by the coding sequence ATGACACACAAATATATATCAACGCAAATGTTAATCATTTTTACTGCATTAATGATTATTGCCAATTTTTATTACATATTTTTTGAAAAAATTGGATTTTTACTCGTTCTATTATTGGGATGTGTATTAGTGTATGTAGGTTATCTTTATTTTCATAAAATAAGAGGGCTTTTGGCTTTTTGGATAGGAGCATTATTAATTGCCTTCACGCTACTATCTAATAAATATACGATTATTATCTTGTTCGTATTTTTATTATTACTTATTGTGCGTTACTTGATACACAAATTTAAACCTAAAAAAGTGATTGCAACTGATGAAGTCGTAACGTCACCTTCGTTTATCAAACAAAAATGGTTTGGGGAACAACGTACACCGGTATATGTTTATAAATGGGAAGATGTGCAAATACAACATGGTATTGGAGATTTGCATATTGATTTAACTAAAGCAGCTAATATTAAAGAAAATAATACTATAGTTGTTAGACATATTTTGGGAAAAGTACAAGTTATATTACCAATTAATTATAATATAAACTTACATGTCGCGGCTTTTTATGGCAGTACTTATGTAAATGAAAAGTCATATAAAGTTGAAAACGATAATATTCATATCGAAGAAATGGTTAAACCAGATAATTATACAGTTAATATCTACGTATCAACGTTTATTGGAGACGTTGAGGTGATTTATCGATGA
- the map gene encoding type I methionyl aminopeptidase, which translates to MIVKTEEELQALKEIGYICAKVRNTMQAATKPGITTKELDNIAKDLFEEYGAISAPIHDENFPGQTCISVNEEVAHGIPSKRVIREGDLVNIDVSALKNGYYADTGISFVVGESDNPMKQKVCDVATMAFENAIAKVKPGTKLSNIGKAVHNTARQNDLKVIKNLTGHGVGLSLHEAPAHVLNYFDPKDKTLLTEGMVLAIEPFISSNASFVTEGKNEWAFETSDKSFVAQIEHTVIVTKDGPILTTKIEE; encoded by the coding sequence ATGATTGTAAAAACAGAAGAAGAATTACAAGCGTTAAAAGAAATTGGATACATATGCGCTAAAGTGCGCAACACAATGCAAGCTGCTACAAAGCCAGGCATTACAACTAAAGAACTTGATAATATTGCAAAAGATTTATTTGAAGAATACGGTGCAATTTCAGCGCCAATTCACGATGAAAACTTTCCAGGTCAAACTTGTATAAGTGTGAATGAAGAAGTAGCACATGGTATTCCTAGTAAACGTGTTATTCGTGAAGGTGACTTAGTCAATATTGATGTTTCGGCATTGAAAAACGGCTATTACGCTGATACAGGTATATCATTTGTAGTTGGTGAATCAGATAATCCGATGAAGCAAAAAGTATGTGATGTTGCAACGATGGCGTTTGAGAATGCAATTGCAAAAGTTAAACCAGGTACGAAATTAAGCAATATCGGTAAAGCAGTGCATAATACTGCTAGACAAAATGATTTGAAAGTTATTAAAAATCTAACAGGCCATGGTGTTGGTTTATCATTGCATGAAGCACCAGCGCATGTACTTAATTATTTTGATCCAAAAGATAAAACATTATTGACTGAAGGTATGGTTTTAGCTATTGAACCGTTTATTTCATCAAATGCATCATTCGTAACAGAAGGTAAAAACGAATGGGCTTTTGAAACAAGTGATAAAAGTTTTGTTGCCCAAATTGAACACACTGTTATTGTGACAAAAGATGGTCCAATTTTAACAACTAAGATTGAAGAATAA